One genomic region from Nocardia vinacea encodes:
- a CDS encoding Txe/YoeB family addiction module toxin, translating into MKILFTPDAWADYLWWQANDKATLRRINRLIEDITRNGYDGIGKPEPLRQNLAGFWSRRITTEHRIVYVIEDDTAKIVACRFHYE; encoded by the coding sequence GTGAAGATCTTGTTCACGCCTGATGCCTGGGCCGACTACCTCTGGTGGCAGGCCAACGACAAGGCAACGCTGAGGCGAATCAACAGACTGATCGAGGACATTACCCGCAACGGCTACGACGGCATAGGTAAGCCGGAACCATTGCGGCAGAACCTCGCTGGGTTCTGGTCACGTCGCATCACAACCGAGCATCGCATTGTGTATGTGATCGAAGATGATACGGCCAAGATT
- a CDS encoding type II toxin-antitoxin system Phd/YefM family antitoxin, with protein MRPISITEARANLASVLDSATEDLEEVVITRAGRESAVVISLREYQSLKETAYLLGSPANARHLERSIEQLRAGETEHHELVETDDEGAE; from the coding sequence ATGCGACCTATCTCCATCACCGAGGCTCGCGCCAATCTGGCTTCTGTCCTGGATTCGGCTACCGAAGACCTGGAAGAGGTCGTCATCACCCGTGCGGGACGCGAGTCTGCAGTCGTGATTTCGCTGCGTGAGTACCAGTCGCTGAAGGAAACCGCATACCTGCTTGGATCACCGGCCAACGCGCGTCATCTGGAGCGATCCATCGAGCAGTTACGGGCTGGCGAAACCGAACACCATGAACTCGTCGAAACCGACGACGAGGGCGCGGAGTGA
- a CDS encoding acyl-CoA dehydrogenase, translated as MTETLFNPKTCEFAEFDAETRRLLRATVEWFEARGKAALKHDDRERIWYADFLDFVKRERVFATFLTPAAEANGDPNKRWDTGRIAMMSKILGFYGMSYWYVWQVTILGLGPIWQSENKAAKQKAAALLDSGEIFAFGLSEKEHGADVYSTDMVLTPKRGGGYTASGSKHYIGNGNLAGMVSVFGRRADKPIIDSAKALESKPTQEDYEGYLFFVADSKHKNYKLRRNVVDSQMYVAAFDLEKYPVAEEDILHRGEDAFHAAMNTVNVGKFNLGFGAVGACEHAFYEAITHAENRILFGHRVTEFPQVQSLLTDSYARLLGMKLYSERAIDYMRSASPNDRRYLLFNAIEKMTVTRQGQRITEDLADVIAARGFENDMYFPMAMLGLFGLPRLEGTVHVNMALSLKFMANYMFHPADAGLAALRYLPGAGVAPKGTVRAVSGALSWSSRKLTPRAGAAVPKLRAELAGASYDPVPTRRDAADDEFLFRQGPSSGLGRIRFRDWRPVFEKFAHVPNVALFLEQALAFQTLLAAASPTAAQQRDVDFLFALGELFTAVPYAQLILEQAEIEGTTTDVLDQIFDVFVREFSKNALTLHTKPAATKAQQTRALDLVRRPIFSRSRFDQVLAQARAHAGSYEMNP; from the coding sequence ATGACCGAAACCCTGTTCAACCCGAAGACCTGCGAATTCGCCGAGTTCGATGCGGAGACCCGCAGGCTCCTGCGCGCCACCGTGGAGTGGTTCGAGGCCAGGGGTAAGGCGGCGCTGAAGCACGACGATCGGGAGCGGATCTGGTACGCCGACTTCCTCGATTTCGTGAAGCGGGAGCGGGTCTTCGCCACCTTTCTCACCCCGGCGGCCGAGGCCAATGGCGATCCGAACAAGCGCTGGGATACCGGCCGGATCGCGATGATGAGCAAGATCCTCGGCTTCTATGGCATGTCCTACTGGTACGTCTGGCAGGTCACCATTCTGGGGCTCGGCCCGATCTGGCAGAGCGAGAACAAGGCCGCCAAGCAGAAGGCCGCCGCGCTGCTGGATTCCGGTGAGATCTTCGCCTTCGGACTCTCCGAGAAGGAGCACGGCGCGGACGTCTACTCCACCGATATGGTGCTCACGCCCAAGCGTGGCGGCGGCTACACCGCTTCCGGTAGTAAGCATTACATCGGCAACGGAAATCTGGCGGGGATGGTGTCGGTATTCGGTCGCCGGGCCGACAAACCCATCATCGACAGCGCGAAGGCGCTGGAAAGCAAGCCGACGCAGGAGGATTACGAGGGCTATCTGTTCTTCGTCGCGGACAGCAAACACAAGAACTATAAGTTGCGCCGCAATGTCGTCGACAGCCAAATGTATGTGGCGGCCTTCGATCTGGAGAAGTATCCGGTTGCAGAAGAGGACATCCTGCATCGCGGCGAGGATGCTTTCCACGCCGCGATGAATACGGTCAATGTCGGCAAGTTCAATCTCGGATTCGGTGCGGTCGGCGCCTGTGAACACGCCTTCTATGAGGCGATTACCCACGCCGAGAACCGAATCCTGTTCGGGCACCGGGTAACCGAGTTCCCTCAGGTGCAATCGCTGCTGACCGATTCCTACGCGCGGCTGCTCGGCATGAAGCTCTACAGCGAGCGCGCCATCGACTACATGCGTTCCGCATCCCCGAACGACCGCCGCTACCTGCTGTTCAATGCGATCGAGAAAATGACCGTGACCCGGCAGGGGCAGCGGATCACCGAGGATCTCGCGGATGTGATCGCGGCCCGCGGTTTCGAAAACGACATGTACTTCCCGATGGCGATGCTCGGGCTCTTCGGACTGCCGCGGCTCGAAGGCACGGTGCACGTGAATATGGCGCTGTCGCTGAAATTCATGGCCAACTACATGTTCCATCCCGCCGATGCCGGATTGGCCGCGCTGCGTTACCTGCCCGGCGCGGGTGTCGCGCCGAAGGGGACGGTTCGGGCGGTTTCCGGTGCGCTGAGCTGGTCGAGCCGAAAGCTCACCCCGCGCGCGGGTGCGGCGGTACCCAAACTGCGCGCCGAATTGGCCGGTGCCAGTTACGATCCCGTGCCGACGCGCCGCGACGCCGCCGATGACGAATTCCTGTTCCGGCAGGGCCCGAGCAGCGGTCTCGGCCGAATCCGCTTCCGTGACTGGCGACCGGTCTTCGAAAAGTTCGCGCACGTGCCGAATGTCGCGCTCTTCCTCGAGCAGGCCCTCGCCTTCCAGACACTGCTGGCCGCCGCCTCGCCGACCGCGGCACAACAGCGCGACGTCGATTTCCTCTTCGCCTTGGGCGAACTGTTCACTGCGGTGCCCTATGCCCAGCTGATCCTGGAGCAGGCCGAAATCGAGGGCACCACAACGGATGTGCTCGACCAGATCTTCGACGTCTTCGTCCGCGAATTCTCCAAGAACGCACTGACTCTGCACACCAAGCCCGCCGCGACCAAAGCCCAGCAGACCCGCGCGCTAGACCTCGTCCGCCGCCCGATTTTTTCGCGCTCCCGTTTCGATCAGGTACTCGCCCAAGCCCGAGCCCACGCTGGCAGCTACGAGATGAACCCCTAG
- a CDS encoding TetR/AcrR family transcriptional regulator: protein MGSETAVQTRQRAQHLGPERRRPQVLDTALAIAVEHGVAAVTMAAIAERMNVTRPVVYACFPDRVELIEALIQREESFLVGGVLEVLPPRDVDAGETVFVDGFRALLEKAAERPDAWRLLHGNPDPAVADSFGRGRRLAIERCTTLLRPTLRAWGTEDAERKLPALIELWVSAGEGAVRTLLAGEGDWDPQSLGAFVGAAVYRALRHA, encoded by the coding sequence ATGGGTAGCGAGACGGCGGTGCAGACACGGCAGCGGGCACAGCATTTGGGCCCGGAGCGTCGCCGCCCCCAAGTGCTCGATACCGCGCTGGCGATTGCGGTCGAGCACGGCGTCGCGGCGGTAACCATGGCCGCGATCGCCGAGCGGATGAATGTGACCCGGCCCGTGGTGTACGCCTGCTTCCCGGATCGCGTCGAGCTGATCGAGGCGCTCATCCAGCGCGAGGAGAGCTTCCTGGTCGGCGGAGTGCTCGAGGTGCTGCCGCCCCGCGATGTCGACGCGGGCGAGACCGTATTCGTCGACGGCTTCCGCGCCCTGCTGGAGAAGGCGGCCGAGCGACCGGATGCGTGGCGGCTGCTGCACGGCAATCCCGATCCGGCCGTTGCGGATTCGTTCGGGCGCGGTCGCCGGCTCGCCATCGAGCGCTGCACCACGTTGCTGCGACCGACGCTGCGCGCATGGGGTACCGAGGACGCCGAGCGCAAGTTGCCGGCGCTGATCGAGCTGTGGGTATCCGCGGGTGAGGGCGCGGTGCGCACGCTGCTGGCGGGCGAGGGCGATTGGGATCCGCAGAGCCTCGGGGCCTTTGTCGGGGCGGCGGTGTACCGCGCATTGCGTCACGCCTGA
- a CDS encoding homogentisate 1,2-dioxygenase: MAFYRQMGAVPPKRHTQHRDDQGRLFYEELMGEEGFSGDSSLLYHRGLPPAIVDSTVWELPDQTLTPNHPLRHRHLRLHSLFPGDTPAGTDPVTGRRLLLGNADVRISYVVAKGASPLYRNAIGDELVYVESGAAVVETVFGTITARQGDQVLIPRATTHRWLPSGPEPLRAYVIEASSHITPPKRYLSKFGQLLEHSPYCERDLHGPGEPLVATGTDIEVLVKHRPGGQVVGTRMIYATHPFDVVGWDGCLYPLTFNIADFEPLTGRVHQPPPAHQAFEGINFVVCNFVPRKVDYHPLSIPVPYYHSNVDSDEIMFYCGGNYEARRGSGIGQGSVSVHPGGYAHGPQPGAYERSIGIDFFDELAVMVDTFRPLELGEGALACEDPGYAWTWSGRGPQSDGHRQPNQRPHANQRRGPA; the protein is encoded by the coding sequence ATGGCGTTCTATCGGCAGATGGGAGCGGTGCCGCCCAAGCGGCACACCCAGCATCGTGACGACCAGGGACGGCTCTTTTACGAAGAGTTGATGGGTGAGGAGGGCTTCTCCGGCGATTCGTCGCTGCTGTACCACCGGGGCCTGCCGCCCGCCATTGTCGATTCGACGGTATGGGAGCTGCCGGACCAGACCCTCACTCCGAATCATCCACTGCGCCATCGACATCTGCGCCTACACAGTCTCTTCCCCGGCGATACCCCGGCCGGAACCGATCCGGTTACCGGCCGTCGACTGCTGCTCGGCAATGCGGATGTGCGGATCTCGTATGTGGTGGCCAAGGGTGCGTCACCGCTGTACCGCAATGCGATCGGCGACGAGTTGGTGTACGTGGAATCCGGTGCGGCCGTTGTCGAAACGGTCTTCGGCACGATCACCGCCCGGCAGGGCGACCAGGTGCTGATTCCACGCGCGACCACGCACCGCTGGCTACCGAGCGGCCCGGAACCGCTGCGCGCGTATGTGATCGAAGCATCCAGCCACATCACTCCGCCGAAGCGCTATCTCTCGAAATTCGGTCAGCTGCTGGAACATTCGCCGTACTGCGAGCGGGATCTGCACGGGCCAGGGGAACCGCTGGTCGCCACCGGAACCGATATCGAGGTGCTGGTGAAGCATCGTCCCGGCGGTCAGGTGGTCGGCACGCGCATGATCTATGCGACCCATCCGTTCGATGTGGTCGGCTGGGACGGCTGCCTGTATCCACTCACCTTCAATATCGCCGATTTCGAACCGCTCACCGGCCGGGTGCACCAGCCGCCGCCCGCCCATCAGGCATTCGAGGGAATCAATTTCGTGGTGTGCAATTTCGTACCACGCAAGGTCGACTACCACCCGCTATCGATTCCGGTGCCGTACTACCACTCCAATGTCGACAGCGACGAGATCATGTTCTACTGCGGCGGAAACTACGAGGCGCGCAGGGGTTCCGGCATCGGGCAGGGTTCGGTATCGGTACATCCCGGCGGTTATGCGCACGGTCCGCAGCCGGGCGCGTACGAGCGCAGTATCGGCATCGATTTCTTCGATGAACTCGCGGTCATGGTTGATACCTTCCGACCGCTCGAACTCGGCGAAGGCGCGCTGGCCTGCGAGGATCCCGGATATGCGTGGACCTGGTCCGGTCGCGGACCGCAATCCGACGGACACCGGCAACCGAATCAGCGCCCGCACGCGAATCAGCGCCGTGGGCCCGCATGA